The Acidobacteriota bacterium genome has a segment encoding these proteins:
- a CDS encoding ABC transporter permease: MLRLILKNALRQKRRTLLTVLSVAVSIFLLVTMQSVLDMLDLAGEDGEGQLRVVARHKISLFMTLPEAHRAKIEAVPGVEQVGALTWFGGIYIEPKNFFAQFATDPETFREIWTEVEIPDEQWKAFAEERTAAIAGKKLADKFGWKLGDSIHIRGDAWPVDLDLKLRGVFRSIEENQLFFHHKYFDELMAPWEWGDLIGTYWMKVASAEDIPRVTEAVDRMFENSAAPTKTETEKAFQMEFVSMMGNIRALFRNTGLAVAFAILMVAANTMAMSYRERTSEVAVMKTLGFRGGRVLALVLGEAVSIALAGGLLGAGGASLFYRLYNPFEMMFPVFYVTPPTLALGFAVALAVGLLSGGYPAAQASRLSIVDGLRKVV, translated from the coding sequence ATGCTACGGCTCATCTTGAAGAACGCCCTTCGCCAGAAGCGCCGCACTCTTCTGACGGTGCTCTCCGTCGCCGTGTCCATCTTTCTCCTCGTCACGATGCAGTCGGTGCTCGACATGCTCGACCTCGCGGGGGAAGACGGCGAGGGGCAGTTGCGCGTCGTGGCGCGCCACAAGATCTCCCTTTTTATGACCCTGCCCGAAGCACACCGCGCGAAGATCGAGGCCGTGCCCGGCGTCGAGCAGGTCGGCGCGCTCACCTGGTTCGGCGGCATCTACATCGAGCCCAAAAACTTCTTCGCGCAGTTCGCCACGGACCCCGAGACGTTCCGGGAGATCTGGACGGAGGTCGAGATTCCCGACGAACAATGGAAAGCCTTCGCGGAGGAGCGCACGGCGGCGATTGCCGGGAAAAAACTCGCCGACAAGTTCGGCTGGAAGCTCGGCGACTCGATCCACATCCGGGGTGACGCCTGGCCCGTCGACCTCGACCTGAAGCTCCGGGGCGTCTTCCGGAGTATCGAGGAGAATCAGCTCTTCTTCCACCACAAATACTTCGACGAGCTCATGGCACCGTGGGAATGGGGGGACTTGATCGGCACGTACTGGATGAAGGTGGCTTCCGCCGAGGACATCCCGCGCGTCACCGAGGCGGTGGACCGGATGTTCGAGAATTCCGCGGCGCCCACGAAGACGGAGACCGAGAAGGCGTTTCAGATGGAGTTCGTATCCATGATGGGCAACATACGCGCACTGTTCCGCAACACTGGCCTCGCGGTGGCGTTCGCCATCCTGATGGTCGCCGCGAACACCATGGCCATGAGCTACCGTGAGCGCACGAGCGAGGTGGCGGTCATGAAGACGCTCGGGTTCCGGGGCGGGCGCGTTCTCGCGCTGGTGCTCGGCGAGGCGGTGAGCATCGCGCTCGCGGGCGGCCTCCTTGGAGCCGGCGGGGCGTCCCTGTTCTACCGGCTGTACAACCCGTTCGAGATGATGTTTCCGGTTTTCTACGTGACGCCCCCTACGCTCGCCCTGGGCTTCGCGGTCGCCCTCGCGGTCGGCCTGTTGAGTGGGGGCTACCCCGCCGCCCAGGCCTCGCGCCTCTCAATCGTCGACGGGCTGCGCAAGGTGGTGTAG
- a CDS encoding GatB/YqeY domain-containing protein yields the protein MLERIQKELKGGMKARDGVKVSVLRLLLSEFKNEKIKLGRDLEDEEALALVKRAAKKREEAAREYEKGGRPELAEKERGEKKILETYLPAQLGREEVERLVEETIKELGASSPKDLGRVMGAVMKEHRAEVDGALVREVAAKKLEPPGQPESDQPES from the coding sequence ATGCTCGAGCGAATCCAGAAAGAACTCAAGGGGGGGATGAAAGCGCGCGACGGGGTGAAGGTCAGCGTCCTCCGGCTGCTTCTTTCGGAGTTTAAGAACGAGAAAATCAAGCTGGGGCGCGACCTGGAGGACGAGGAGGCGCTCGCGCTCGTCAAGCGCGCCGCGAAGAAGCGCGAGGAGGCCGCGCGGGAGTACGAGAAAGGGGGCCGCCCCGAGCTGGCGGAGAAGGAGCGCGGCGAGAAGAAGATTCTCGAAACTTATCTGCCGGCGCAACTCGGCCGCGAGGAGGTCGAGCGCCTCGTCGAGGAAACCATCAAGGAGCTCGGCGCATCTTCTCCGAAGGACCTGGGGCGGGTCATGGGCGCCGTGATGAAGGAGCACCGCGCGGAGGTGGACGGGGCGCTGGTGCGCGAGGTCGCGGCGAAGAAGCTTGAGCCGCCGGGTCAGCCTGAATCGGATCAGCCTGAGTCATGA
- a CDS encoding biopolymer transporter ExbD: MLVLLIIFMITVPMMKAGVDVSLPRGEHAAPMEEERIVIALTRDKEVFIEEEPVHEAVLTERLEAAAAAGTSVYLYADRALPYGDVMEFMDRLKGAGIETVALVMEERPLK, encoded by the coding sequence ATGCTCGTCCTTCTCATCATTTTCATGATCACGGTGCCCATGATGAAGGCCGGCGTGGACGTGTCGCTCCCCCGCGGCGAGCACGCCGCGCCCATGGAGGAGGAAAGAATCGTGATTGCGCTCACGCGCGACAAGGAGGTCTTCATCGAGGAGGAGCCCGTCCACGAGGCCGTCCTCACGGAGCGCCTCGAGGCCGCGGCCGCGGCTGGCACGTCCGTGTACCTCTACGCCGACCGCGCGCTTCCCTACGGCGACGTGATGGAGTTCATGGACCGCCTCAAGGGTGCCGGCATCGAGACCGTGGCGCTCGTGATGGAGGAAAGGCCGCTGAAATAG
- a CDS encoding CHAT domain-containing protein yields the protein MAIRHYVALFVLLLLAAPLAGAQGDESTAPPGGGEEVRRSPHDEEFSQREKEYEELIEEVRRAAPEYASLHYPRPRGYEEISEICLAEEDAALLEYIVGENFSALWVLRRPGAEDGKEEGKEKEEAGLSVFVLERDEVVEAARAFYESISDPLSSDYKERGQALYELVFRPAEPLLEGKTDLFIVPDGILTYVPFEALADERGRYLLDRFTMTYAPSASVLADILQEQAKGPAADAGRKTAFLGVGDPVFSESGKSTQEEHEKQEKQEKPEEGEGEGGGDSFPDEPATLRGLYEEEGYSFARLPYTGVEVEAVAELFGSGEEDVLLRGRAREEEIKRRDLAKYEIIHFATHGVVDEEFPPRSGVVLSLPGGPRAGEDGFLQVAEIFNLRLDADLVTLSACRAGLGEDTVRGEGLAGLTRAFLHAGAPSVLVSLWSVNELTTAHLMKQFYTRLREGQTKAEALRGARSAMAEKKIDLGPLKRRLQEREAAAASDGKADAPPAKKGGRRMDASHPFYWAAFVLVGSPG from the coding sequence ATGGCTATAAGACACTACGTTGCGCTGTTCGTTCTCCTCCTGCTCGCGGCGCCGCTCGCCGGGGCGCAGGGGGACGAATCGACCGCGCCCCCGGGCGGCGGGGAAGAAGTGAGGCGCTCGCCCCACGACGAGGAGTTTTCCCAGAGGGAAAAAGAATACGAGGAGCTCATCGAGGAGGTGCGCCGCGCCGCCCCGGAGTACGCGAGCCTGCACTACCCCAGGCCGAGGGGGTACGAGGAAATTTCCGAAATATGCCTCGCCGAGGAGGACGCGGCGCTTTTGGAATACATAGTCGGCGAGAATTTTTCCGCACTCTGGGTGCTCCGGCGGCCCGGTGCGGAAGACGGCAAAGAAGAAGGGAAAGAAAAGGAAGAAGCCGGTCTTTCGGTCTTCGTGCTGGAGCGCGACGAGGTGGTCGAGGCGGCGCGCGCGTTTTACGAAAGTATTTCCGACCCGCTCTCCTCGGATTACAAGGAGCGCGGGCAAGCGCTTTACGAGCTCGTCTTCCGGCCCGCCGAGCCTCTTCTGGAGGGAAAGACCGACCTCTTCATAGTGCCCGACGGCATTCTCACTTATGTTCCCTTCGAGGCCCTCGCGGACGAGCGGGGGCGGTATCTCCTCGACCGCTTCACGATGACCTACGCCCCCTCGGCCTCGGTGCTGGCGGATATTCTTCAAGAGCAGGCCAAGGGACCCGCCGCGGACGCGGGGCGGAAAACCGCCTTCCTGGGCGTGGGCGACCCGGTTTTTTCCGAGTCCGGAAAAAGCACGCAGGAAGAACATGAAAAACAGGAGAAACAGGAAAAACCGGAAGAAGGGGAAGGGGAGGGCGGCGGCGATTCTTTTCCGGACGAGCCGGCGACCTTGCGCGGCCTCTACGAGGAGGAAGGCTACAGCTTCGCGCGCCTTCCCTACACGGGGGTCGAGGTGGAAGCGGTCGCGGAGCTTTTCGGAAGCGGTGAGGAAGACGTACTTCTGCGCGGGCGGGCGCGGGAGGAGGAGATCAAGCGGCGCGACCTCGCGAAGTACGAAATAATTCATTTCGCGACGCACGGCGTCGTGGACGAGGAATTTCCGCCTCGAAGCGGCGTCGTCCTGTCGCTTCCGGGCGGGCCGAGGGCCGGGGAGGACGGCTTCCTTCAAGTGGCCGAGATTTTCAACCTGCGCCTCGACGCCGACCTCGTGACGCTCTCGGCGTGCCGGGCGGGCCTGGGCGAGGATACGGTGCGCGGCGAGGGGCTGGCGGGCCTTACGCGCGCGTTCCTCCACGCGGGCGCCCCGAGCGTGCTCGTCTCGCTCTGGAGCGTCAACGAGCTTACGACGGCGCACCTGATGAAGCAATTTTACACCCGCCTGCGGGAGGGGCAGACGAAAGCCGAGGCGCTCCGCGGGGCGCGCAGCGCCATGGCGGAAAAGAAGATAGACCTCGGGCCCCTCAAGCGCCGCCTGCAGGAACGCGAGGCCGCCGCGGCCAGCGACGGGAAAGCGGACGCGCCCCCCGCAAAGAAGGGCGGCCGGCGCATGGACGCCTCGCATCCCTTCTACTGGGCCGCCTTCGTCCTCGTGGGAAGTCCGGGGTAG
- a CDS encoding GAF domain-containing protein — MAKKAEKRETSKKAATGRGGPLARVLQSENERLRALLETAHSLTSTLALDEVLDRAMSAAERFLRAESSSIWQIDEAKGELYFRLVHLKTAPADEVKQIRLKIGEGIVGWVALHGEPAIVNDVQKDPRWSAAVDAKADFETRSILSAPLRVRDRLVGVIQMVNKIGADAFSEDDLRDLTVLADLVAIALENARLYEEQRETFVGTATALALAIESRDKYTGGHTKRVLDFAYAAGRRLGLEGEELENLKLSAILHDIGKIGIPDNVLNKPGSLTEEEFKVMKRHPKIGGTIMSKIPFLENILDGMRYHHETLDGKGYPYGLRGEDIPLQARIVAVADAFDAMTSNRPYHDGRPVAEAVAELRRCSGTQFDADAVEALAAALEAGEVDLAPPPSDDPGEADE; from the coding sequence ATGGCAAAAAAAGCTGAGAAACGGGAAACCTCCAAGAAAGCCGCGACAGGCCGGGGCGGACCGCTGGCGCGCGTCCTTCAGAGCGAGAACGAGCGCCTGCGGGCGCTCCTCGAGACGGCGCACTCGCTCACCTCGACGCTCGCCCTCGACGAGGTGCTCGACCGCGCGATGAGCGCCGCCGAGCGCTTCCTCCGGGCCGAGTCTTCGAGCATCTGGCAGATTGACGAAGCCAAGGGCGAGCTGTACTTTCGCCTGGTCCACCTGAAGACCGCGCCGGCCGACGAGGTCAAGCAGATTCGCCTCAAAATCGGCGAGGGCATCGTCGGCTGGGTCGCCCTCCACGGCGAGCCCGCTATCGTGAACGACGTCCAGAAGGACCCGCGCTGGAGCGCCGCGGTGGACGCGAAGGCCGACTTCGAGACGCGCTCTATCCTCAGCGCTCCCCTTCGCGTGCGCGACCGTCTCGTGGGCGTCATTCAAATGGTTAACAAGATCGGCGCCGATGCCTTCAGCGAGGATGATCTGCGTGACCTTACCGTGCTCGCGGATCTCGTGGCCATCGCCCTGGAGAACGCCCGGCTCTACGAGGAGCAGCGGGAGACGTTCGTGGGCACGGCGACGGCCCTTGCGCTCGCCATCGAGAGCCGTGACAAGTACACCGGGGGGCACACGAAGCGCGTCCTGGATTTCGCCTATGCCGCGGGGCGGCGGTTGGGGCTGGAGGGCGAGGAGCTTGAGAATTTGAAGCTTTCGGCCATCCTCCACGACATCGGGAAAATCGGTATTCCCGACAACGTCCTCAACAAGCCCGGCTCCCTCACCGAGGAGGAGTTCAAGGTCATGAAGCGCCACCCGAAAATCGGCGGCACCATCATGTCGAAGATTCCTTTTTTGGAAAACATCCTCGACGGCATGCGCTACCATCATGAGACGCTCGACGGGAAAGGGTATCCTTACGGCCTTCGGGGCGAGGATATCCCCCTTCAGGCGCGCATCGTGGCCGTGGCCGACGCGTTCGACGCCATGACCTCGAATCGCCCTTACCACGACGGCAGGCCGGTGGCGGAGGCCGTCGCCGAGCTGCGCCGCTGCTCGGGCACCCAGTTCGACGCCGACGCGGTCGAGGCGCTTGCCGCCGCCCTCGAAGCGGGGGAAGTGGACCTTGCGCCCCCCCCCTCTGACGACCCGGGCGAAGCGGACGAGTAG
- a CDS encoding tRNA (adenine(22)-N(1))-methyltransferase TrmK: MGTEAGAGTHETLDAILRGRVKIAQRRRGYRFTVDALLLADFIRTRPDDRLLDIGTGHAVIPLILFRTRSFRHVTGLEVQRGLAALAKRNARLNGARGKVSVVKGDVLAFRASRPFDAVFSNPPYRVVGRGRLARDEEKAVARHELRLTLRELFGAARRLLRERGRFTLIHLPERRAEMDTLARELDFSLWRERLVCSRRRGRPVFVLREFRLLAPRRKPMRRPPLVLFTPTGRYTREAQSIFAGRRA, translated from the coding sequence ATGGGGACAGAGGCCGGAGCAGGGACGCACGAGACCCTCGACGCCATTCTTCGCGGGCGGGTGAAAATCGCCCAGCGCCGCCGCGGCTACCGCTTCACCGTGGACGCGCTGCTTTTGGCCGATTTTATTCGCACGCGCCCCGACGACCGCCTTCTGGACATCGGCACGGGCCACGCCGTAATTCCCCTGATACTTTTCCGGACGCGCTCGTTCCGCCACGTAACGGGCCTCGAGGTGCAGCGGGGGCTTGCCGCTCTCGCCAAACGGAACGCCCGCCTCAACGGCGCGCGTGGGAAGGTGAGCGTAGTCAAGGGGGATGTTCTCGCGTTCCGCGCTTCGCGGCCTTTCGACGCCGTGTTCTCGAACCCGCCCTACCGCGTCGTGGGGCGCGGGCGCCTCGCGCGGGACGAGGAGAAGGCCGTTGCCCGCCACGAGCTTCGGCTGACGCTGCGGGAACTTTTCGGGGCGGCGCGGCGGCTTCTCCGCGAGCGCGGCCGTTTCACGCTCATTCATCTCCCGGAGCGCCGCGCGGAGATGGACACCCTGGCCCGCGAGCTCGATTTCTCGCTCTGGCGCGAGCGCCTCGTCTGCTCCCGCCGGCGGGGACGGCCCGTCTTTGTTCTTCGCGAGTTTCGCTTGCTGGCTCCAAGGCGCAAGCCGATGAGGCGGCCCCCGCTTGTCCTCTTTACCCCAACGGGGAGATACACGCGCGAGGCGCAGAGCATTTTCGCGGGACGAAGGGCCTAG
- the queF gene encoding NADPH-dependent 7-cyano-7-deazaguanine reductase QueF → MPRKKTARARGKAASRRAYTAAHARAGISAKHPPIECWENRFPGTEITITALEYTSVCPKTGLPDFGKITIRYAADARCLELKSLKYYLLSYRDLGIFYENAVNCILRDIVKAARPRWALVRGDFMVRGGLRTTVEAHHGLLED, encoded by the coding sequence ATGCCGCGCAAAAAGACCGCCCGCGCAAGAGGGAAGGCCGCGAGCCGCCGCGCCTACACGGCGGCGCACGCCAGGGCGGGCATTTCGGCGAAACACCCGCCCATCGAATGCTGGGAGAACCGCTTTCCGGGCACCGAGATCACCATCACTGCGCTCGAGTACACCTCGGTGTGCCCGAAGACGGGGCTGCCGGACTTCGGAAAAATCACCATCCGGTACGCGGCCGACGCGCGGTGCCTCGAGCTGAAGTCCCTAAAGTACTACCTCCTCTCCTACCGCGACCTCGGCATTTTCTACGAAAACGCCGTGAACTGCATCCTGCGCGACATCGTGAAGGCCGCAAGGCCCCGGTGGGCGCTCGTGCGGGGGGATTTCATGGTGCGCGGCGGCCTCAGAACGACGGTCGAGGCGCACCACGGTCTTCTCGAGGACTAA
- a CDS encoding dTDP-4-dehydrorhamnose 3,5-epimerase family protein, protein MIDGVRIKPLKLIPDERGRLMEILRADDDIFAGFGQVYMTTVYPGVVKGWHYHKRQTDHLACVHGMVKLVLYDNRDGSPTKGEVSEFFLGEHNPALVQIPPLVLHGLKGVGTEEAVLVNIPDKPYNHENPDEFRVPPHGGDVPYDWHKVDR, encoded by the coding sequence ATGATCGACGGCGTTCGCATAAAACCCTTGAAACTCATCCCCGACGAGCGGGGGCGGCTGATGGAGATTCTGCGCGCCGACGACGACATCTTCGCCGGCTTCGGGCAGGTCTACATGACGACCGTCTATCCGGGCGTCGTCAAGGGCTGGCACTACCACAAGCGGCAGACCGACCACCTCGCCTGTGTCCACGGCATGGTGAAGCTCGTCCTCTACGACAACCGCGACGGCTCGCCCACGAAGGGCGAGGTGAGTGAATTCTTCCTCGGCGAGCACAACCCCGCCCTCGTTCAAATTCCGCCCCTCGTCCTCCATGGCCTGAAGGGTGTGGGTACCGAGGAAGCCGTCCTGGTGAACATTCCCGACAAACCCTACAACCACGAAAACCCAGACGAGTTCCGCGTGCCGCCGCACGGGGGCGACGTCCCCTACGACTGGCACAAAGTGGACAGGTAG
- the waaF gene encoding lipopolysaccharide heptosyltransferase II, producing the protein MNLLVVQTAFLGDAVLTTPLLRALKETHPGCRLTLLTTPANKALLEGLMEVDEFLLDRKREEGVLRASLRLLGPLREGNFDLAVAAHRSARTALLLALARIPRRVGFDANPLSRLYHQRVHDDPARQAGRRYLLLMKAFDRDPASFDHQTFLRVDPERYAHVDAVLRERGFDGSRPVAVLAHGSVWVTKKWTEEGYAALADFLREKRGFDVVLVGDASERERAARICALSRTEPVDLTGRTTLADVVALIARCDFVVSNDSAPLHIASAFRKPQVAVFCSTAPEAGFVPTHERWAVAQLEGLYCRPCGVHGAKRCPEGHFRCIKELAPEAVFEAAERVLGRPPGPADTAGEGGAASS; encoded by the coding sequence ATGAACCTTCTCGTCGTGCAGACGGCCTTCCTCGGAGACGCGGTGCTTACGACGCCGCTTCTGCGGGCGCTCAAGGAGACGCACCCCGGCTGCCGCCTCACGCTCCTTACGACGCCGGCCAACAAGGCTCTCCTTGAAGGCCTTATGGAGGTGGACGAATTTCTTCTGGACCGGAAGCGCGAGGAGGGGGTGTTGCGCGCCTCGCTCAGGCTCCTGGGGCCGCTACGGGAGGGGAACTTCGACCTCGCCGTCGCGGCGCACCGCTCGGCGCGCACGGCGCTTCTGCTCGCGCTGGCACGCATCCCGCGGCGCGTCGGCTTCGACGCCAATCCCCTTTCGCGCCTCTACCATCAGCGCGTTCACGACGACCCCGCCCGGCAGGCGGGGCGCCGCTACCTGCTGCTCATGAAAGCGTTCGACCGCGACCCCGCGAGCTTCGACCACCAGACCTTCCTTCGCGTGGACCCGGAGCGCTACGCGCACGTGGACGCGGTGCTGCGCGAGCGCGGCTTCGACGGCTCACGCCCCGTCGCCGTCCTTGCGCACGGCTCGGTATGGGTGACCAAGAAATGGACGGAGGAGGGGTACGCGGCGCTTGCCGACTTTCTCCGGGAAAAACGGGGTTTCGACGTCGTGCTGGTGGGCGACGCCTCGGAGCGCGAGCGCGCCGCCCGCATCTGCGCGCTGAGCCGCACGGAGCCCGTCGACCTGACGGGGCGGACGACGCTTGCCGACGTCGTGGCGCTCATCGCGCGCTGCGACTTCGTCGTCTCGAACGACAGCGCGCCGCTACACATCGCCTCGGCCTTCCGCAAGCCGCAGGTCGCCGTTTTCTGCTCGACGGCGCCCGAGGCCGGCTTCGTCCCGACGCACGAGCGCTGGGCCGTGGCGCAACTCGAGGGCCTATACTGCCGCCCCTGCGGCGTGCACGGCGCGAAGCGCTGCCCCGAAGGCCATTTCCGCTGCATAAAGGAGCTTGCGCCCGAGGCGGTCTTCGAGGCGGCCGAGCGCGTGCTCGGCCGTCCGCCCGGGCCCGCGGATACGGCGGGGGAGGGCGGGGCGGCTTCTTCCTAA
- a CDS encoding MotA/TolQ/ExbB proton channel family protein yields MSELLSLLRQGGAVAWCVVGALLVLSVLSWAVMGLKWFQMRAVRRSDANYLEAFRRSRNLKEAQHVAGNYPQGTLSALFREGYGELSKQSSQPQQPDASGRTDAPPAAYVNVAGLERALRRARQVEAGRLRKNLAVLATTASVSPFIGLFGTVWGIMNAFRQIGMQASASLAVVAPGIAEALVATAAGLAAAIPAVLGYNYFNARARETSSEMDNFALEFVNLVENIALRDGTLVK; encoded by the coding sequence ATGAGTGAATTGCTGAGCCTCCTGCGGCAGGGCGGCGCTGTGGCGTGGTGCGTTGTGGGCGCCCTGCTCGTTCTTTCGGTTTTGTCGTGGGCCGTGATGGGCCTGAAGTGGTTCCAGATGCGCGCCGTCCGCCGCAGCGACGCCAATTACCTCGAAGCCTTCCGGCGCAGCCGGAACCTCAAGGAGGCCCAGCACGTGGCGGGGAACTACCCGCAGGGGACGCTATCGGCGCTCTTCCGGGAGGGCTACGGCGAGCTCTCGAAGCAGTCGTCGCAGCCGCAGCAGCCCGACGCGAGCGGCCGCACGGACGCCCCGCCCGCCGCGTACGTGAACGTCGCGGGCCTCGAGCGCGCGCTTCGCCGGGCGCGGCAGGTCGAGGCCGGGCGGTTAAGGAAGAATCTCGCCGTGCTCGCCACGACGGCGAGCGTCTCGCCGTTCATCGGGCTCTTCGGCACCGTCTGGGGCATCATGAACGCCTTTCGCCAGATCGGCATGCAGGCCTCGGCCAGCCTGGCTGTCGTGGCCCCCGGCATAGCCGAGGCGCTCGTGGCGACCGCCGCGGGCCTCGCGGCGGCCATCCCGGCGGTGCTCGGCTACAACTATTTCAACGCCCGCGCGCGCGAGACTTCTTCTGAGATGGACAATTTCGCCCTGGAGTTCGTGAACCTCGTCGAGAACATCGCCCTCCGCGACGGGACGCTGGTGAAGTGA
- a CDS encoding carbon starvation protein A has product MNALPLMIGALCVLAIGYRYYSAFLAAKVAALDDSRETPAHTLNDGQNFMPMNKWVLFGHHFAAITGAGPLIGPVLAAQFGYLPGLVWLVVGVVLAGAVHDFIIMAASVRRGGRSLAEIARSEISPLAGIVAALAILFILIIALAGLGMVVVNALRESSWGTFTVAASIPIALFVGWYMTSFRPGKVVEASAIGMSALLVCVYLGGELRETGLASFLSYDAHTLTILLAGYGFIASVLPVWLLMCPRDYLSSYLKLGTIALLVTGILVVNPELKMPALTDFIHGGGPIVPGKIFPFVFITIACGAISGFHALVGSGTTPKMISKETHVRTIGYGAMLCEGLVGVVALIATCALYEGDYFAINLTPEQCVTYGCAEVELPALSAAVETDLHGRTGGAVSLAVGMAQIFSGIPGLSHLMKYWYHFAIMFEALFILTTIDTGTRIARYVLQEFAGKRWKKFGRTDWLPANLIASGAVVVAWGYFIWTGTVRTIWPMFGIANQLLAAAALAVGTTVIIKEGRARYAWVTAAPMAFVAATTLYAGWLSITDNFLPLAETAPFRAYLNVALTVAMMAMILIIIVESARVWWRELQKSKGTSAA; this is encoded by the coding sequence ATGAATGCGCTCCCCCTCATGATCGGCGCGCTGTGCGTCCTCGCCATCGGCTACCGCTACTACAGCGCGTTCTTGGCGGCGAAGGTTGCAGCCCTCGACGACTCGCGCGAAACGCCCGCGCACACCCTGAACGACGGGCAGAATTTCATGCCCATGAACAAGTGGGTGCTTTTCGGGCACCACTTCGCCGCCATCACGGGCGCGGGGCCGCTCATCGGCCCGGTGCTCGCGGCGCAGTTCGGGTATCTGCCGGGGCTGGTGTGGCTCGTCGTGGGCGTGGTGCTCGCGGGGGCGGTGCACGATTTCATCATCATGGCGGCCTCCGTGCGGCGCGGCGGCAGGTCCCTGGCCGAGATCGCCCGCAGCGAGATCAGCCCACTCGCGGGCATCGTCGCGGCGCTCGCCATCCTGTTCATTCTGATTATTGCACTTGCGGGCCTCGGCATGGTGGTCGTGAACGCCCTGCGCGAAAGCTCCTGGGGGACGTTCACCGTCGCCGCCTCCATTCCAATCGCGCTTTTCGTCGGCTGGTACATGACGAGCTTCCGCCCGGGGAAAGTCGTCGAGGCGTCCGCCATCGGAATGTCGGCCCTCCTGGTGTGCGTGTATCTGGGCGGCGAGCTCCGGGAGACGGGCCTTGCCTCCTTCCTCAGTTACGACGCCCACACGCTTACGATCCTCCTCGCTGGCTACGGCTTCATCGCCTCCGTGCTTCCCGTGTGGCTCCTGATGTGCCCGCGCGACTACCTGAGCTCCTATTTGAAGCTCGGCACCATCGCGCTCCTCGTGACCGGGATCCTCGTCGTCAACCCCGAGCTCAAGATGCCCGCGCTCACGGACTTCATCCACGGCGGCGGCCCGATCGTGCCGGGGAAAATTTTCCCCTTCGTCTTCATCACCATCGCCTGCGGCGCCATCTCGGGCTTCCACGCGCTCGTGGGCTCGGGCACGACGCCCAAGATGATCTCCAAGGAGACCCACGTCCGCACCATCGGCTACGGCGCGATGCTCTGCGAGGGCCTCGTGGGCGTCGTCGCCCTGATCGCCACCTGCGCCCTCTACGAAGGCGACTACTTCGCCATCAACCTGACGCCGGAGCAGTGCGTGACCTACGGCTGCGCGGAGGTGGAGCTTCCCGCGCTGAGCGCGGCCGTGGAAACGGACCTGCACGGGCGCACGGGCGGCGCCGTGTCGCTCGCGGTCGGGATGGCGCAGATTTTCTCCGGCATCCCCGGCCTCAGCCACCTCATGAAGTACTGGTACCACTTCGCCATAATGTTCGAGGCGCTCTTCATCCTCACGACGATCGACACCGGGACGCGCATAGCCCGCTACGTGCTTCAGGAATTCGCCGGGAAGCGCTGGAAGAAATTCGGCCGCACCGACTGGCTCCCCGCGAACCTCATCGCCTCGGGCGCGGTCGTCGTGGCGTGGGGCTACTTCATCTGGACGGGCACGGTGCGCACCATCTGGCCGATGTTCGGCATCGCCAACCAGCTGCTCGCCGCCGCGGCGCTCGCCGTCGGCACCACGGTCATCATCAAGGAGGGGCGCGCGCGCTACGCCTGGGTGACGGCTGCGCCCATGGCGTTCGTCGCCGCGACGACGCTCTACGCCGGCTGGCTTTCCATCACGGACAATTTCCTGCCGCTCGCCGAGACCGCTCCGTTCCGCGCGTACCTGAACGTCGCGCTCACGGTGGCGATGATGGCGATGATCCTCATCATCATTGTGGAATCGGCGCGCGTGTGGTGGAGGGAGCTGCAGAAAAGCAAGGGAACATCGGCGGCGTAG